The genomic window TTGTTACCATGTACCTAGATTATGCTGAACGGCAGGCCAGGCAGAGAAAAACCGTTACAATGGAGCAGTGGTCAGACAAACTTGATGCTTTTCTTAAATTTAATGAACAGGAATTACTGACCCATGCCGGAAAGATAAAAGCAGAAGTAGTAAAAAAAATTGCCGAAGAGCGGTATGAACAGTTTGATAGAAAAAGGAAAATTGAAGAAGCAAAAATAGCCGATGAAGAAGATATAAAAGAGCTTGAAAAAATAGAAAAAAAATTGCTTGAAAATAAAAAAATATACCCTAAATAGCAAAAAAGGCATAACAAAACGCTGCACCAGACCGCTTTACTGCTGATTTACCTAAATTATTATGACTATTAAAAAGTATAAGTAATACAGCGGCAAAGTGTTTGAAGAAAAAAGCAGCAGGCTATCGTGATAGTGCCAGTTACACAAGTAGGTTGATGCAAAACAGCACCATATATGTTACAATATATTGTACAAAATAAAGTGCGAGGTGCTATATGAAACGATTGAAAATAAATGAGGATATCAAGCCGCTGTCTGAGTTTCGAATTCAAATTACTTCCTTTATAAAACAAGTTCATGACACGAAACGTCCTCTTGTAATAACTCAGCATGGTAAGGGCGTAGCCGTGTTGATGGACGCTAAAGAATATGAAATACTGCAGGAAAAACTGGAATTATTTGAAGACATTCAGACTTCATTAAATCAGCTTGGAAACGGTCAAGGCAT from Candidatus Margulisiibacteriota bacterium includes these protein-coding regions:
- a CDS encoding prevent-host-death family protein; its protein translation is MKRLKINEDIKPLSEFRIQITSFIKQVHDTKRPLVITQHGKGVAVLMDAKEYEILQEKLELFEDIQTSLNQLGNGQGIEHDNARTILLKRISK